One segment of Thermincola ferriacetica DNA contains the following:
- a CDS encoding FAD-dependent oxidoreductase — translation MSNDRIVVIGGVAAGMSAAAKAARVKPDARITVFTNEIYISYGACGFPYFLAGEIENEAKLVARSIEQFRAQNIDVRVGHEVLKINPADKKVSVKKLGTVEEVDYDKLVIATGASPFIPPVEGVNLRNVFVLRNMGHAMELKNYISREKPKNAVIVGGGYIGLEMAEMLLKLGCKVAIVELAPQIVPNMDEDMAAILKEYLEKNGVEVFTAEKLMRIEGREAVEKVVTDKREIVSEMVLLAVGTVPNSKLAEDAGIELGIRNAIKVNTRMETSIPDIYAAGDCATVRHRLTGEDVYIPLGTTANKQGRVAGENAAGGNAEFAGVLGTGIAKVMNMEIARTGLSARELQQHGIEYVETVILARTKAGYYPGSEKIYIKLIAGKQDGKLWGAQIVGGAGAGKRIDVFAACMHLGATVDAVQDMDLAYAPPFSPVYDAILVGLADLQKKLKRV, via the coding sequence ATGAGCAATGACCGGATTGTGGTAATTGGGGGAGTTGCGGCAGGAATGAGCGCTGCCGCCAAAGCAGCCCGGGTAAAACCTGATGCCCGGATTACAGTTTTTACAAACGAGATTTACATATCTTACGGAGCTTGTGGATTTCCTTATTTTTTGGCCGGAGAGATTGAAAATGAAGCGAAACTGGTGGCCAGGTCCATAGAACAGTTCAGGGCCCAGAATATAGATGTTCGTGTAGGCCACGAGGTTTTAAAGATTAACCCTGCCGACAAAAAGGTTTCCGTTAAGAAACTGGGGACTGTTGAAGAGGTGGATTATGATAAGCTTGTCATTGCAACGGGAGCGTCGCCGTTTATTCCACCGGTAGAGGGAGTAAATTTGAGAAATGTATTTGTTCTTAGAAATATGGGTCATGCCATGGAATTAAAAAACTATATTTCCCGCGAAAAACCGAAAAATGCGGTAATAGTCGGTGGCGGCTATATTGGATTGGAAATGGCGGAGATGCTGCTGAAGCTCGGCTGTAAGGTAGCAATCGTTGAATTAGCTCCTCAAATAGTCCCTAATATGGATGAAGATATGGCAGCTATTCTGAAGGAATATCTGGAGAAAAACGGGGTAGAGGTATTTACTGCTGAGAAGCTGATGAGGATAGAAGGTCGGGAAGCGGTAGAAAAGGTAGTAACCGATAAAAGGGAAATAGTTTCCGAGATGGTACTGTTAGCTGTTGGAACTGTGCCTAATTCCAAACTGGCTGAGGATGCCGGGATTGAACTGGGTATCAGGAATGCCATAAAAGTGAACACCAGGATGGAGACCAGTATTCCGGACATTTATGCTGCCGGCGATTGCGCCACAGTAAGACATCGCCTTACGGGTGAAGATGTTTATATTCCCCTGGGTACTACAGCAAATAAGCAGGGGCGTGTGGCCGGCGAAAATGCAGCCGGTGGAAATGCAGAATTTGCCGGGGTATTGGGTACAGGCATAGCAAAAGTAATGAACATGGAAATAGCGCGCACAGGGTTAAGCGCCAGAGAGCTGCAGCAGCACGGCATAGAATACGTTGAGACAGTTATCCTGGCCAGAACAAAGGCCGGATATTACCCGGGTAGTGAAAAAATATATATCAAATTAATAGCCGGCAAACAGGATGGAAAGCTATGGGGAGCCCAGATTGTAGGAGGAGCGGGGGCCGGAAAACGGATAGATGTATTTGCTGCATGTATGCACCTGGGCGCTACGGTGGATGCAGTACAGGACATGGATTTGGCTTATGCGCCGCCCTTTAGTCCAGTCTATGATGCTATACTGGTCGGTCTTGCAGATTTACAAAAAAAGTTAAAACGAGTATGA
- a CDS encoding magnesium transporter CorA family protein yields the protein MVETVLESKKNNFLWLDLVEPTEEELQDVAGRFGLHTTSLEDCLDPIHQPKFEKVQNTVFIILRAYDTRSRLQTDSIHKITRKLAIFLGNNFIITVHRSELDFVNELKDEWKNRCARDEKSESNLIILLGLVKGAVYSYSLAFEKLEEAIEGYEGKIFTNDDTPVNIKEIHEFRSKVSAIRRVLRQLYDVILKIDDYTDEFAPVYQDIRERLERYLMLTDALREASNDILNTHISLASHRTNEVIRVLTIFSVFFLPLTFIVGIYGMNFKYMPELKTTYGYPSTWLVMVLITAGIYTWFKRRGWLK from the coding sequence ATGGTTGAAACAGTTTTGGAATCGAAAAAAAATAACTTTTTATGGCTGGACCTTGTGGAACCGACGGAGGAAGAATTGCAGGATGTGGCCGGCAGATTTGGCTTGCACACTACTTCCCTGGAGGACTGTCTGGACCCGATTCACCAGCCCAAGTTTGAAAAAGTACAAAACACCGTTTTCATCATCCTGCGGGCTTACGATACCAGAAGTAGGCTGCAGACAGACAGTATCCATAAAATAACCAGGAAGTTGGCCATATTTTTGGGTAACAACTTTATTATTACCGTACACAGGTCAGAGTTGGATTTTGTCAATGAACTGAAAGATGAGTGGAAAAACCGGTGTGCGCGAGATGAGAAATCTGAATCTAACCTGATCATCCTGTTGGGCCTGGTTAAAGGGGCGGTCTATTCTTATTCTTTAGCTTTTGAAAAGTTGGAAGAAGCTATCGAAGGATATGAAGGAAAAATATTTACCAATGATGATACACCGGTGAATATAAAAGAAATCCATGAATTCAGGAGCAAGGTATCGGCAATTCGCAGAGTATTGAGACAGTTATATGATGTAATACTGAAAATTGATGACTATACCGATGAATTTGCGCCGGTTTACCAGGATATCAGGGAACGGTTGGAGCGGTACCTGATGCTGACCGATGCCCTGCGCGAAGCCAGCAACGATATATTAAATACGCATATTTCCTTAGCGTCGCACAGGACCAATGAAGTAATAAGGGTATTAACCATTTTCTCAGTCTTCTTTTTACCCTTAACCTTTATTGTGGGAATTTACGGGATGAATTTCAAATATATGCCGGAACTAAAAACTACTTACGGTTATCCGTCAACCTGGCTGGTGATGGTTCTGATTACGGCAGGAATCTACACCTGGTTCAAACGCCGCGGTTGGCTCAAATAA